The window AATTGGATAATGAATTGGTGTGGTATCAATTCGGGAGATATCGATAATTTAGACACACTCTTACACTCTGTAGCCAATTGGAGCCAGTGCACGAAGAAGCGGAGAATACTTACGCTGATATATTATGGCATGATTTGGAGTATTTGGAAAGCCCGGAATGAGAGGATCTTCAACCAGGTGAAGAGGAGTCCGACTCAGGTTATGGATGACATACAAGAATTGGTTCTCTATTAGTTAAAATATAGGGGATCAATGAGGCATATTCGGTGGTGTGATTGGATCGTGTCTCCATTTGCTCATTTATAAGCGGTGTATTTCTATATTTCCTTCTTTTCTCTCATGTAATCTTTATGTTGTACTTTTTCTTGCTGGGCTCATCTAGTTTCTTGCTAGGTGTGACCCTTTTATAAAATCGTTagccgtttccaaaaaaaaaaaaagttaggtagGTTTAGTCATGTCCCCCTTTTAGTTTTATTCATCTTTTTATGCAATTATATCTTATCTGTTGCCTTCGTCTTAGCTTCTTGGCTCTTGCTAATCTAATCGTACCCATTTATTTTTTCTATATAG of the Lactuca sativa cultivar Salinas chromosome 6, Lsat_Salinas_v11, whole genome shotgun sequence genome contains:
- the LOC128126776 gene encoding uncharacterized protein LOC128126776, producing the protein MDEFTPTLPGPRVEWLKEVPLKVLCFIWRAKWGRIPSAQALEGRGVQVPSIICGYCLNGVESADHILIQCKFAVIVRNWIMNWCGINSGDIDNLDTLLHSVANWSQCTKKRRILTLIYYGMIWSIWKARNERIFNQVKRSPTQVMDDIQELVLY